A genomic region of Anas acuta chromosome 1, bAnaAcu1.1, whole genome shotgun sequence contains the following coding sequences:
- the LOC137854140 gene encoding 2-oxoglutarate receptor 1-like: MNTTGENLASPTSWQPTTGDFPNCTDVEATLKTLYLPIMYSIIFLVGFPGNVIAICVYSFKMRPWKSSTIIMMNLALTDLLYLTSLPFLIHYYASGEHWIFGEFMCKFIRFGFHFNLYSSILFLTCFSIFRYMVIVHPMKFFHVQRKRWTAVACAAIWMISLAAVIPVNFLISSKEEENRSLCLDLTSSENLGTIRWYNWLLTSLAFFLPLLTVTLCYAFIICTLATGLQARAGYKQKARRLAIVLLVVFYMCFLPFHVFRIARLELRFCMANCHVEKQIHAAYIISRPLAALNTCGNLLLYVVIGGAFQQAILSLSRCKWRKYIQRPGSNNYTNKSEINLRL; the protein is encoded by the coding sequence atgAACACAACTGGTGAAAACTTAGCCAGCCCCACCTCCTGGCAGCCCACTACAGGTGATTTTCCCAACTGCACTGACGTGGAAGCTACTCTGAAGACTTTGTACCTCCCCATTATGTACAGCATCATCTTCCTGGTGGGCTTTCCAGGAAATGTCATCGCCATCTGTGTTTACAGCTTCAAGATGAGGCCTTGGAAGAGCAGCACCATCATCATGATGAACCTGGCACTCACAGACCTGCTGTACCTAACCAGCCTCCCCTTCCTCATACACTACTATGCCAGTGGGGAGCACTGGATCTTTGGTGAGTTCATGTGCAAGTTCATCCGCTTCGGCTTCCACTTCAACCTGTACAGCAGCATCCTCTTCCTCACGTGCTTCAGCATCTTCCGCTACATGGTGATTGTCCACCCGATGAAGTTCTTCCACGTCCAAAGGAAGCGTTGGACAGCGGTGGCCTGTGCAGCCATTTGGATGATCTCGCTTGCAGCTGTCATCCCCGTCAACTTCTTGATCTCCtcaaaagaggaggaaaacaggTCCTTATGCCTTGACCTTACCAGCTCTGAAAACCTGGGCACAATCCGGTGGTATAACTGGCTGCTGACCAGCCTAGCCTTCTTCTTGCCCCTGCTGACGGTGACTCTGTGCTATGCGTTCATTATTTGCACCTTGGCCACCGGGCTCCAGGCACGGGCTGGCTACAAACAGAAGGCTCGCCGGCTCGCCATTGTCCTCTTGGTGGTCTTCTACATGTGCTTCCTCCCCTTCCATGTTTTTCGGATAGCTCGGCTTGAACTGCGGTTTTGTATGGCCAACTGCCACGTGGAGAAGCAAATCCACGCCGCCTATATCATCTCCCGGCCACTGGCTGCTCTCAACACATGTGGTAACCTTCTCCTTTACGTCGTGATCGGAGGTGCCTTCCAGCAAGCCATCCTCTCTCTTTCAAGGTGCAAGTGGAGAAAATACATCCAGCGACCCGGCAGCAACAATTACACCAACAAGTCGGAAATCAACTTAAGGTTATGA